In Rhizobium jaguaris, a single window of DNA contains:
- a CDS encoding acyl-CoA dehydrogenase family protein: MIFSELQQQIRDLARDFARERLVPGAARRDREHLFPREELKEMGELGLLGMLVPEAYGGSDAGVVAYAMALEEIAAGDGPCSTIMSVHSSVGCVPILKFGTEEQRQRFLPKLASGEWIGGFALTEPQAGSDASNLKTRARRDGDHYVLDGAKQFITSGKNGHVIIVFAVTDPDAGKKGITAFIVPTDTAGYEVIRVEEKLGLHSSDTCQIAFSGMCIPIELRLGAEGEGYRIALANLEGGRIGIAAQAVGMARAAFEAARDYARERTAFGKAIIEHQAVAFRLADMAVRIEAARQLVFHAASLREAGLPCLSEASMAKLFASEMAERVCSDAIQIHGGYGYMADYQVERIYRDVRICQIYEGTSDVQRMVIARNL, translated from the coding sequence ATGATCTTTTCCGAACTCCAGCAGCAGATTCGCGATCTTGCCCGCGACTTTGCCCGCGAGCGCCTGGTGCCAGGCGCAGCCAGGCGCGATCGAGAGCATCTCTTCCCGCGCGAAGAACTGAAAGAGATGGGCGAACTGGGTTTGCTCGGCATGCTGGTGCCGGAAGCCTATGGCGGGTCGGATGCGGGTGTCGTCGCCTATGCCATGGCACTTGAGGAGATTGCCGCAGGTGACGGCCCGTGCTCCACGATCATGAGTGTGCATAGCTCGGTCGGCTGCGTGCCGATCCTGAAGTTCGGTACCGAGGAGCAACGACAGCGCTTCCTGCCGAAACTTGCAAGCGGCGAATGGATTGGCGGCTTTGCGCTCACCGAGCCACAGGCTGGCTCTGATGCCTCGAACCTGAAGACTCGCGCGCGGCGCGATGGCGACCACTATGTCCTTGATGGCGCCAAGCAATTCATCACCTCGGGCAAGAACGGCCATGTCATCATCGTCTTTGCCGTCACCGACCCTGACGCCGGCAAAAAGGGCATCACTGCCTTCATCGTCCCGACGGATACGGCAGGCTATGAGGTGATCCGGGTAGAGGAAAAGCTAGGGCTGCATTCCTCCGACACCTGCCAGATCGCCTTCAGCGGCATGTGCATTCCGATCGAATTGAGGCTCGGTGCGGAAGGCGAAGGCTATCGCATAGCACTCGCCAATCTCGAAGGCGGCCGGATCGGCATTGCAGCGCAGGCCGTCGGCATGGCGCGGGCGGCCTTCGAGGCGGCGCGCGACTACGCTCGCGAGCGCACGGCCTTTGGCAAGGCGATCATCGAGCATCAGGCCGTCGCATTCCGCCTTGCCGACATGGCGGTGCGGATTGAGGCGGCCCGGCAGCTCGTTTTTCACGCCGCCTCCTTAAGGGAGGCCGGGCTGCCCTGCCTGTCGGAAGCCTCGATGGCGAAGCTCTTTGCCTCGGAAATGGCGGAGCGTGTCTGCTCCGACGCCATCCAGATACATGGCGGTTATGGCTACATGGCCGATTACCAGGTCGAGCGCATCTATCGCGATGTACGCATCTGTCAGATCTATGAAGGAACAAGCGACGTGCAGCGCATGGTGATTGCCCGCAATCTGTGA
- a CDS encoding thiamine pyrophosphate-dependent enzyme, which yields MVDSSHLALHVPEPAVRPGGQPDFSNVKIAKAGSVPRPEVEVASEDIRDLAYSIIRVLNREGEAVGPWAGTLSDEELLTGLRNMMKLRIFDARMLMAQRQGKTSFYMQHLGEEAVSCAFRKALKKGDMNFPTYRQAGLLIADDYPMVEMMNQIYSNESDPLHGRQLPIMYSSKEHGFFTVSGNLATQYVQAVGWAMASAIKNDSRIAAGWIGDGSTAESDFHSALVFASTYKAPVILNIVNNQWAISTFQGIARGGSGTFAARGLGFGIPALRVDGNDYLAVHAVACWAAERARRNLGPTLIEYVTYRVGAHSTSDDPNAYRPKTESEAWPLGDPVLRLKKHLIVRGTWSEERHVQAEAEIMDEVIEAQRQAEQHGTLHAGGKPSVRDIFEGVYAEMPPHIRRQRQKAGY from the coding sequence ATGGTGGATTCTTCTCATTTGGCCCTACATGTCCCTGAACCCGCCGTCCGCCCGGGCGGCCAGCCAGACTTTTCCAACGTCAAGATCGCCAAAGCCGGTTCGGTGCCGCGGCCGGAAGTGGAGGTCGCATCCGAGGATATCCGTGATCTTGCCTATTCCATCATCCGTGTGCTGAACCGCGAGGGCGAGGCGGTCGGTCCCTGGGCTGGCACACTTTCCGATGAGGAGTTGTTGACCGGCCTTCGCAACATGATGAAGCTGCGCATTTTCGACGCCCGCATGCTGATGGCTCAGCGGCAAGGCAAGACGTCCTTCTACATGCAGCATCTCGGCGAAGAAGCTGTCAGTTGTGCCTTCCGCAAGGCGCTCAAGAAGGGAGACATGAATTTTCCGACCTATCGTCAGGCAGGTCTTCTGATCGCCGACGACTATCCGATGGTCGAAATGATGAATCAGATCTACTCGAACGAGAGCGATCCCCTGCACGGGCGGCAGCTGCCGATTATGTATTCTTCCAAGGAGCACGGATTCTTTACCGTCTCCGGCAACCTCGCCACTCAGTACGTGCAGGCAGTGGGGTGGGCCATGGCCTCGGCAATCAAGAATGACAGCCGCATTGCCGCGGGCTGGATCGGCGATGGCTCGACGGCAGAATCGGATTTCCATTCAGCGCTCGTCTTCGCCTCGACTTATAAGGCGCCTGTCATTCTCAATATCGTCAACAATCAGTGGGCGATCTCCACCTTTCAGGGCATCGCGCGCGGCGGCTCCGGCACATTCGCAGCCCGCGGCCTTGGCTTCGGCATTCCCGCGCTGAGGGTCGATGGAAACGACTATCTTGCCGTCCATGCCGTTGCCTGCTGGGCGGCTGAGCGTGCGCGGCGTAATCTCGGCCCGACGCTGATCGAATACGTGACGTATCGTGTCGGGGCGCATTCGACCTCGGACGATCCGAATGCCTATCGTCCGAAGACGGAATCGGAGGCCTGGCCACTTGGCGATCCCGTGCTGCGGTTGAAGAAACATCTGATCGTCAGGGGCACATGGTCTGAGGAGAGGCATGTGCAGGCGGAAGCTGAAATCATGGACGAGGTGATCGAGGCCCAACGCCAGGCAGAGCAGCATGGCACCTTGCATGCTGGCGGCAAGCCTTCGGTTCGGGACATTTTCGAGGGCGTGTATGCCGAGATGCCGCCGCACATCCGGCGCCAGCGGCAGAAGGCAGGGTACTGA
- a CDS encoding alginate lyase family protein: MTLLGASSVSAASNAFIHPGALHTLVDFARMKAKIAENAQPWTNGWDILIKNSHSSLTWTPRAVETLYRGADGTHPENYSALFNDAAAAYALALRWKISGDNAYADKTVAILDEWSAKLTRIEGTSDKFLASGLYGYQLADVAEIMRDYQGWPAQNLDRFKTMMLKVFYPMNHDFLVRHNGAKIDHYWANWDLANMDSMIAIGILTDRRDIYNEAVDYFKRGKGNGAIDHVVWKLYPGGLGQTQESGRDQGHNTLAVALLGAFCQMAWNQHDDLFGYEDNRVLKGVEYIARYNQGANVPYTPYSNSDVTQNVISSNGRGDKRPVWELFYNHYVVLKGLEAPSLTMAAKATRPEGGGGNYGPNSGGFDQLGYGTLTHTLK, encoded by the coding sequence ATGACCCTGCTAGGCGCGAGTTCCGTCAGCGCGGCTTCAAACGCTTTCATCCATCCGGGCGCTCTGCATACCCTAGTCGATTTCGCACGGATGAAGGCCAAGATTGCTGAGAATGCTCAGCCCTGGACGAATGGCTGGGACATTCTAATAAAGAATTCACATTCATCGTTGACTTGGACGCCCCGTGCAGTCGAGACGCTCTATCGCGGAGCCGATGGAACCCATCCGGAAAACTATTCCGCGCTGTTCAACGACGCAGCCGCCGCTTACGCGCTTGCATTGCGCTGGAAGATTAGCGGCGACAACGCCTATGCAGATAAAACCGTCGCCATTCTCGACGAGTGGTCCGCCAAATTGACGCGAATTGAGGGAACGTCGGATAAGTTTCTCGCTTCGGGCCTCTATGGCTATCAGCTTGCCGACGTGGCTGAAATCATGCGCGATTATCAGGGGTGGCCGGCGCAGAACCTCGATCGTTTCAAGACGATGATGCTGAAGGTTTTTTATCCGATGAACCACGACTTTCTGGTCAGACATAACGGCGCGAAGATAGATCACTACTGGGCCAATTGGGATCTGGCGAACATGGATTCGATGATCGCCATCGGCATTCTGACCGACCGCCGCGACATTTACAACGAGGCGGTCGATTATTTCAAACGCGGCAAGGGCAACGGTGCCATCGACCATGTCGTCTGGAAACTATATCCGGGCGGATTGGGACAGACCCAGGAAAGCGGTCGCGATCAGGGACACAACACGCTCGCCGTCGCCCTGTTGGGCGCGTTTTGCCAGATGGCATGGAACCAGCATGACGATCTCTTCGGCTACGAAGACAACCGGGTGCTCAAGGGCGTCGAATACATCGCTAGATATAACCAGGGAGCTAACGTTCCCTACACGCCTTACAGCAACAGCGATGTCACGCAGAACGTGATTTCAAGCAATGGTCGCGGCGACAAGCGACCGGTTTGGGAATTGTTCTACAACCACTATGTCGTTCTAAAAGGCCTCGAGGCGCCCTCTCTTACAATGGCGGCCAAAGCAACGCGTCCGGAAGGCGGCGGCGGCAACTACGGCCCTAACAGCGGCGGCTTTGACCAACTTGGCTATGGAACTCTCACCCACACATTGAAATAG
- a CDS encoding adenylate/guanylate cyclase domain-containing protein, with protein MSENRKLAAILAADVVGYSRLAGADEERTLARLRALRSDLIDPTIAVHNGRMVKRTGDGALVEFRSVVDAVRCAIEVQNGMVERNDGVPQDRRIEFRIGIHLGDVVEESDGDLMGDGVNIASRLEGVAAAGAICLSEDAYRQVKARLDLSVSDLGSTQLKNIAEPIRVYSLQVGSAGTKAAATSHPATAASPKLSIAVLPFANMSGDAEQDYFADGISEDIITALSKLSQLFVIARNSSFTFKGKNVHVQEVGTKLGVRHVLEGSVRKSGNRVRITAQLIDATTGGHLWAERFDRDLTDIFAVQDDVTQQIVDALAVSLTEGDRQRLAPGRTRHPEAYDCFLRGRELWHRLTKQTNSDARDLLQHAVELDPNFASAHAFLALTHGLDYLNRWSASPQRSIEQAQDAATLAVARDDSDPVAHWALGLVNLYSRQHDGAISEAERTIVLNPNFAEGQVSLGEALLYSGRSEEALAYFDRARVLNPYFPDIVLHFQAWALFQLGRYEEAVELLLQRVSRNPVTDVSRALLAACYGHLGRFEEARATWQEVLRVNPGYSLEYRRKVLPFKNPADFELVIEGLRKAGVVQDG; from the coding sequence ATGAGCGAGAACCGAAAGCTGGCTGCAATCCTGGCCGCGGACGTGGTTGGGTACAGTCGGCTTGCCGGCGCTGACGAGGAACGCACCCTGGCGAGGTTGCGGGCACTGCGCAGCGATCTCATCGATCCGACGATCGCCGTGCACAATGGCCGGATGGTGAAGCGCACCGGCGATGGTGCGCTGGTCGAGTTCCGCAGCGTGGTGGACGCCGTGCGCTGCGCCATTGAGGTGCAGAACGGTATGGTGGAGCGCAATGACGGCGTGCCGCAGGACCGTCGCATCGAATTCCGGATCGGTATCCATTTGGGAGACGTCGTCGAGGAAAGCGACGGCGATCTGATGGGCGACGGCGTGAACATCGCCTCGCGATTGGAGGGCGTCGCCGCGGCGGGCGCGATCTGCCTGTCCGAGGATGCCTATCGCCAAGTCAAGGCGAGGCTCGACCTCTCGGTCAGCGATCTCGGCAGCACGCAGCTCAAGAACATCGCCGAGCCGATCCGGGTCTATTCGCTGCAAGTGGGCAGCGCCGGGACCAAGGCAGCCGCGACGAGCCACCCGGCAACGGCAGCGTCGCCGAAGCTGTCGATCGCCGTCCTGCCCTTCGCCAACATGAGTGGTGACGCCGAGCAGGACTATTTTGCCGACGGCATCTCGGAAGACATCATCACGGCGCTATCGAAGCTGTCGCAGCTCTTCGTCATCGCCCGCAATTCGTCGTTCACTTTCAAGGGCAAGAACGTCCATGTGCAGGAGGTGGGCACGAAGCTCGGCGTGCGGCATGTACTTGAGGGCAGCGTACGCAAATCGGGGAACAGGGTACGCATCACCGCGCAGCTGATCGACGCGACCACCGGCGGGCATCTATGGGCGGAGCGGTTCGATCGCGACCTGACCGACATATTTGCGGTTCAGGACGATGTCACGCAGCAGATCGTCGACGCGCTGGCGGTCAGCCTGACAGAGGGCGATCGGCAGAGACTGGCGCCAGGGCGGACCCGGCACCCCGAGGCGTATGACTGCTTCTTGCGTGGCCGGGAGCTGTGGCACAGGCTGACGAAGCAAACCAACAGCGATGCCCGCGACCTTTTGCAACATGCTGTCGAACTGGACCCGAACTTCGCCTCGGCACACGCCTTCCTCGCCCTTACCCACGGGCTCGACTACCTGAACCGGTGGAGCGCGTCGCCGCAGCGCTCGATCGAGCAAGCCCAGGACGCCGCGACGTTGGCGGTGGCGCGGGATGATAGCGATCCCGTGGCGCACTGGGCGCTGGGTCTGGTCAACCTTTACTCGCGACAGCACGATGGAGCCATTAGCGAGGCCGAGCGTACGATAGTCCTCAATCCGAACTTCGCCGAAGGGCAGGTCAGCCTTGGCGAGGCACTTCTCTACTCAGGCAGATCCGAGGAGGCACTCGCCTATTTCGATCGTGCGAGGGTCCTGAACCCGTACTTTCCGGATATCGTTCTCCACTTTCAGGCCTGGGCCTTGTTTCAACTGGGAAGGTACGAAGAGGCCGTCGAACTGTTGCTGCAGCGCGTGAGCCGCAATCCCGTCACAGATGTCTCGCGCGCGCTTCTGGCTGCCTGTTACGGGCACCTCGGCCGTTTCGAAGAGGCTCGCGCGACGTGGCAAGAGGTGCTGCGCGTCAATCCCGGCTATTCCTTGGAATACCGTCGCAAAGTCTTGCCCTTCAAGAACCCCGCCGATTTCGAGCTCGTCATAGAGGGGCTGCGCAAGGCCGGTGTCGTACAAGACGGGTGA
- a CDS encoding transcriptional regulator domain-containing protein translates to MLHIEWWHHAAYGCIWQLAAFGFAWEYLRRNDDVAWHLTVRFRPLRPVTSLGSHIGC, encoded by the coding sequence ATGCTGCATATCGAGTGGTGGCACCATGCGGCCTACGGCTGCATATGGCAGCTTGCCGCCTTCGGCTTCGCTTGGGAGTATCTGCGCCGCAACGACGATGTCGCTTGGCACTTAACGGTGAGATTCCGGCCATTGAGACCGGTAACTTCTCTGGGGTCGCATATAGGTTGTTAA
- a CDS encoding type II toxin-antitoxin system VapC family toxin: protein MVKSLFDTNVLIDYLNAVPQARDELTKYREKAISIITWMEVLVGAKAEVAIGTRAFLAGFAVIAVDDAIAERAVSLRQLHRIKLPDAIIWATANVHSMLLITRNTKDFPREMPDIRVPYEI from the coding sequence ATGGTAAAGTCTCTCTTCGACACCAATGTCTTGATCGACTATCTCAATGCCGTACCGCAAGCGCGAGACGAGCTGACAAAATATCGCGAAAAGGCGATAAGCATCATTACCTGGATGGAGGTTCTCGTTGGTGCCAAGGCTGAGGTGGCAATCGGAACGCGCGCTTTCCTGGCAGGCTTTGCAGTCATCGCTGTCGACGACGCGATAGCAGAACGAGCGGTATCTCTGCGACAACTGCATCGTATCAAGCTTCCAGATGCTATTATCTGGGCAACGGCCAATGTCCACTCGATGTTGCTGATCACCCGAAACACGAAGGATTTCCCGCGGGAAATGCCGGACATTCGGGTGCCTTACGAAATCTGA
- a CDS encoding DUF2147 domain-containing protein: MNVSKVSRRSALFLALATIGLAAVPAAQAQQASPADAIVGTWQADDGSVKLDMFKAGTEFRARLLHGNELMEADNSTFKKDAKNPDPALRSRSMKNVVFISGLHWNDGSWTDGSLYDGSSGRTYNCQITMQGTKMNLRGYIGISALGQTRAFHRVGA; the protein is encoded by the coding sequence ATGAACGTGTCAAAGGTCTCAAGGCGATCTGCCCTTTTCCTGGCATTGGCAACGATCGGACTGGCCGCTGTGCCGGCGGCTCAAGCGCAGCAGGCTTCGCCGGCCGACGCCATCGTCGGCACATGGCAGGCCGACGACGGAAGCGTGAAGCTCGATATGTTCAAGGCGGGAACAGAGTTCCGCGCACGCCTGCTGCATGGCAACGAACTGATGGAGGCGGATAACTCCACCTTCAAGAAGGATGCCAAAAATCCTGATCCGGCCTTGCGCTCTCGCTCAATGAAGAATGTCGTCTTCATCTCCGGCCTGCATTGGAATGATGGGAGCTGGACTGACGGCTCTCTTTACGATGGCTCCTCGGGCCGCACCTATAATTGCCAGATCACCATGCAGGGCACCAAAATGAATCTCCGCGGCTATATCGGCATCTCCGCTCTCGGACAGACACGAGCTTTCCACCGCGTTGGCGCCTAA
- a CDS encoding dihydrolipoamide acetyltransferase family protein, with product MSEFVIEMPDVGEGLAEAELVEWYVKVGDPVREDMVVAAVMTDKATVEIPSPVNGIVTWLAGGVGERIAVKAALVRIDTAGDTGRARSEEIPAAIIEVTKAESSKPAPTTSDPVTPQAEKPLAAPPVRLFAKESGVDLAHVQGTGPAGRILREDIEQFLNLGAAPTISRGGFTTKLANEEIKLSGLRRRIAEKMALSASRIPHITYVEEVDMTSLEELRAIMNADRKADHPKLTVLPFLVQAVVKAISEQPNVNATFDDEAGVVTRYGAVHMGIATQTPAGLTVPVVRHAEARGIWDCAVEMNRLAEAARSGAATREELSGSTITISSLGALGGIVSTPIINYPEVAIIGVNKIATRPVWDGAQFVPRKIMNLSSSFDHRIVDGWDAATFVQRVRTLLETPALIFIEG from the coding sequence ATGAGCGAATTTGTCATCGAGATGCCTGATGTGGGGGAGGGACTTGCCGAGGCCGAGCTCGTGGAGTGGTATGTGAAGGTAGGAGATCCTGTTCGCGAGGACATGGTCGTTGCCGCCGTCATGACAGACAAAGCCACCGTAGAAATCCCGTCTCCCGTCAACGGTATCGTCACCTGGCTTGCCGGCGGAGTCGGAGAGCGTATCGCGGTTAAGGCCGCGCTGGTGCGTATCGATACGGCCGGAGATACCGGCAGAGCTCGGTCCGAGGAGATCCCGGCGGCGATTATCGAAGTGACGAAGGCGGAGAGCTCAAAGCCAGCTCCAACAACGTCGGATCCTGTGACACCGCAAGCCGAAAAGCCGCTTGCCGCTCCCCCGGTGCGGCTCTTCGCCAAGGAAAGCGGTGTCGACCTCGCACACGTGCAAGGGACTGGACCAGCCGGCCGTATCCTGCGGGAGGATATCGAGCAATTTTTGAACCTCGGAGCCGCTCCCACAATATCAAGGGGCGGCTTTACCACGAAGCTTGCGAACGAAGAGATTAAACTGAGCGGGCTGCGCCGCCGGATCGCCGAGAAAATGGCACTTTCCGCCTCGCGCATTCCTCACATTACCTATGTGGAGGAGGTGGACATGACCTCGCTTGAGGAGTTGCGCGCCATCATGAACGCTGACCGCAAGGCGGATCATCCGAAACTGACGGTTCTGCCTTTCCTGGTACAGGCGGTGGTGAAGGCCATTTCCGAGCAGCCCAACGTCAACGCCACCTTTGATGACGAAGCCGGCGTCGTCACGCGCTATGGCGCGGTCCATATGGGTATCGCAACACAGACGCCGGCCGGATTGACCGTGCCTGTCGTGCGGCATGCGGAGGCACGCGGCATCTGGGATTGCGCCGTTGAGATGAACCGGCTGGCGGAGGCAGCGCGATCCGGCGCTGCTACGCGTGAAGAGCTTTCCGGCTCGACGATCACCATCAGCTCGCTCGGGGCGCTCGGCGGGATCGTCTCCACGCCTATTATCAATTATCCGGAAGTGGCGATCATCGGCGTCAACAAGATCGCCACACGGCCGGTCTGGGATGGTGCGCAGTTCGTGCCGCGCAAGATCATGAATCTCTCATCCAGCTTCGATCATCGCATCGTCGACGGCTGGGATGCGGCGACCTTCGTGCAGCGCGTCCGCACACTGCTCGAAACGCCGGCGCTCATATTCATCGAAGGCTGA
- a CDS encoding CopG family transcriptional regulator — translation MRTLVDIGDPEVKALDRLAQREKMSRAALIRKAIDDFLARNNADSEAEAFGLWGDRKIDGLAYQENMRGEW, via the coding sequence ATGAGAACGTTGGTGGATATCGGCGACCCGGAAGTCAAAGCGCTGGACCGGCTGGCACAGCGAGAAAAAATGTCGCGGGCGGCACTGATTCGCAAGGCGATTGATGACTTTCTGGCCAGGAACAACGCCGATAGTGAAGCAGAGGCATTCGGGCTCTGGGGTGATCGAAAGATCGATGGTTTGGCGTATCAGGAAAACATGCGCGGCGAATGGTAA
- a CDS encoding ATP-binding protein: MALYPRLVEQRVADAMSDTRVVLIVGPRQSGKTTLAKKMANEVMEYYTLDNATTLDAARQDPVGFVRGMDRAIIDEIQRAPELLLAIKESVDTDQRPGRFLLTGSANLMTLPRVADSLAGRMEVVRLLPLAQSEIRTAGSSFLRDAFQNEAKAGEPFVGDDLMAAVLAGGYPEALGRKTLSRRQDWYANYIQAIVQRDVRDVAQIEQIAQMPRLLRILAEHSGQLVNYSGIGAAIGMNHITTQKYVGIFESLFLARTVQPWFSNKLKRLTKTPKIHFLDSGLLASLRDLSLDRLRDDRGQFGALLETFVLGEILKLASGGQTRFEFSHFRDKQQNEVDIVIEDRRGRIVGIEIKAAASVSNSDFSGLRILAEASGERFVSGMVLYDYHKVIPFGERLSAVPISALWR, encoded by the coding sequence GTGGCGCTGTATCCAAGGCTCGTTGAGCAACGCGTTGCCGACGCCATGTCAGACACGCGAGTCGTACTGATCGTGGGTCCCCGACAATCAGGAAAAACGACGTTGGCCAAGAAGATGGCCAACGAGGTGATGGAGTATTACACGCTGGATAATGCGACGACCCTGGACGCAGCGCGACAGGATCCAGTTGGCTTTGTAAGAGGTATGGATCGCGCCATCATCGATGAAATTCAGCGCGCTCCCGAGCTGTTGTTGGCCATCAAGGAAAGCGTGGATACCGACCAGCGCCCAGGGCGTTTCCTCCTGACCGGTTCAGCCAATCTCATGACGCTGCCACGCGTGGCGGATTCGCTCGCAGGGCGCATGGAGGTCGTTCGATTGCTGCCGCTTGCGCAAAGCGAGATCAGAACCGCCGGCAGCAGCTTCCTGCGCGACGCCTTTCAAAACGAAGCCAAGGCCGGAGAGCCATTCGTCGGAGACGACCTGATGGCTGCGGTTCTGGCCGGTGGATATCCCGAGGCATTGGGCCGCAAAACCTTGAGCCGCAGACAGGACTGGTATGCGAATTATATCCAGGCGATCGTTCAACGCGACGTTCGCGATGTCGCGCAAATCGAGCAGATTGCTCAAATGCCGCGCCTGCTACGCATTCTGGCAGAGCATTCGGGACAACTGGTGAACTATTCCGGAATTGGCGCCGCCATCGGGATGAACCACATCACAACGCAGAAATATGTCGGCATATTCGAGAGCCTGTTCCTGGCCCGAACTGTTCAACCCTGGTTTTCCAACAAACTGAAACGTCTTACGAAGACGCCGAAAATACATTTCCTCGATTCTGGTCTTCTCGCATCCCTTCGTGACCTCTCTCTCGACCGCCTCCGCGACGACAGGGGGCAGTTCGGGGCATTGCTGGAGACTTTCGTTCTTGGCGAGATCCTTAAACTCGCCAGCGGCGGGCAAACCCGCTTCGAGTTTTCGCATTTTCGTGACAAGCAGCAGAACGAAGTCGATATCGTCATCGAAGATAGAAGAGGGCGGATCGTCGGTATCGAGATAAAAGCGGCAGCATCCGTCTCGAATTCCGATTTTTCGGGATTGCGAATTTTGGCCGAAGCATCCGGAGAACGGTTTGTTTCGGGCATGGTCTTGTATGACTATCACAAGGTGATCCCTTTCGGGGAACGTCTGTCCGCTGTTCCAATATCGGCATTGTGGCGTTAG
- a CDS encoding alpha-ketoacid dehydrogenase subunit beta, translating into MARMTMIEAVRSAMDVSMAQDDNVVVFGEDVGYFGGVFRCTQGLQAKYGKTRCFDTPISESGIVGTAIGMAAYGLKPCVEIQFADYMYPAYDQLTQEAARIRYRSNGDFTCPIVVRMPTGGGIFGGQTHSQSPEALFTHVCGLKVIVPSNPYDAKGLLIAAIEDPDPVMFLEPKRLYNGPFDGHHERPVTPWSKHDLGEVPEGHYTIPIGKAEIRRAGSAVTVVAYGTMVHVALAAAEDAGIDAEVIDLRSLLPLDLDTITNSVRKTGRCVVVHEATLTSGFGAEVVALVQENCFYHLEAPIVRVAGWDTPYPHAQEWDYFPSPGRLGQALAEVMGA; encoded by the coding sequence ATGGCCAGGATGACGATGATCGAGGCGGTGCGTAGCGCCATGGACGTCTCGATGGCGCAGGACGACAATGTCGTCGTTTTTGGTGAGGATGTGGGTTATTTCGGTGGCGTTTTCCGATGCACGCAGGGACTTCAGGCAAAATACGGCAAGACGCGCTGTTTCGACACGCCGATAAGCGAATCGGGCATCGTCGGCACGGCGATCGGCATGGCCGCCTATGGCCTGAAGCCCTGTGTCGAGATCCAGTTTGCCGATTACATGTATCCGGCTTATGACCAGCTAACGCAGGAGGCGGCGCGCATCCGCTACCGTTCCAACGGGGATTTTACCTGTCCGATCGTTGTGCGCATGCCGACAGGCGGCGGTATCTTTGGCGGCCAGACGCACAGCCAGAGCCCGGAGGCGCTTTTCACCCATGTCTGTGGGCTAAAGGTGATCGTGCCATCCAATCCCTATGACGCCAAAGGCCTGCTGATTGCTGCGATTGAAGATCCGGATCCGGTGATGTTCCTGGAGCCGAAGCGGCTCTATAACGGCCCCTTCGACGGCCATCACGAGCGGCCGGTGACGCCTTGGTCTAAACATGATCTCGGAGAGGTGCCTGAGGGCCATTACACGATCCCGATCGGCAAGGCCGAGATCCGGCGCGCGGGCTCGGCGGTGACCGTCGTCGCCTATGGTACGATGGTACATGTGGCGCTCGCCGCGGCCGAGGATGCCGGCATCGATGCCGAGGTGATCGATCTCAGGAGTCTGCTGCCGCTTGATCTGGACACGATCACCAATTCGGTCCGGAAGACCGGACGCTGTGTCGTCGTGCATGAAGCAACGCTGACTTCGGGCTTTGGGGCCGAGGTCGTGGCGCTGGTACAGGAAAATTGCTTTTACCATCTGGAGGCGCCAATCGTGCGCGTTGCCGGTTGGGACACGCCTTATCCGCACGCGCAGGAATGGGATTATTTCCCAAGCCCTGGCCGTCTCGGACAGGCGCTTGCCGAAGTCATGGGGGCGTGA
- a CDS encoding class I SAM-dependent methyltransferase, whose protein sequence is MQSDSLVFFRAWVARPFQIAAIVPSGRALAEIITREITPQTGHVIELGPGTGVFTTKMIDRGVRPEDMTLVEYSQEFAGRLFSRFSGARVLSMDAARLRDLEFPPETSVGAVVSGLPLLTMRASKVTEILEGALRHLRHGGAFYQFTYMSKCPVPQSVLDHLDLTATLIGRTFLNLPPAAVYRITAGRHS, encoded by the coding sequence ATGCAGAGCGATAGCTTGGTTTTCTTTCGGGCTTGGGTCGCGCGACCGTTTCAGATAGCCGCCATCGTGCCGTCGGGACGGGCGCTTGCCGAGATTATTACGCGGGAGATCACGCCGCAAACGGGGCATGTCATCGAACTCGGGCCGGGCACCGGCGTGTTCACGACCAAGATGATCGATCGCGGCGTAAGGCCCGAAGACATGACTTTGGTTGAATACAGCCAGGAGTTCGCCGGGCGGCTGTTCAGCCGCTTTTCAGGCGCCCGCGTGCTGTCGATGGATGCTGCGCGTCTGCGGGATCTGGAATTTCCACCAGAGACGTCGGTGGGTGCCGTCGTTAGCGGCCTTCCGCTACTGACCATGCGGGCAAGCAAGGTGACGGAGATACTCGAAGGAGCTTTGCGGCACTTGCGGCACGGCGGCGCATTCTACCAGTTCACCTATATGAGCAAGTGTCCTGTCCCCCAGTCAGTTCTTGATCATCTCGATCTGACCGCAACGTTGATCGGCCGAACCTTTCTGAATCTCCCACCAGCCGCGGTCTATCGGATCACCGCCGGTCGGCACAGTTAG